A segment of the Salmo trutta chromosome 3, fSalTru1.1, whole genome shotgun sequence genome:
ATGGTCAACCAGTGGAGGAGTACATCGTCAAAGCTGAGCAATGCATCACTCAGGTCATTCAGGATGCAGCTGTGACATATACTGCCGTGCTGGATAAAACCGACACTTGTGGGAAACTAAATCCTGTCTGTCCATGTTTCCACAGAGAATATTGAGGAGGCATCCTCTGATCTATTTGGTGCTATTATTTCCGACCTGCATGAGGTATCTGAGGTCAATAAAGGCCTCCATGTGTACGAAAGCAGGTCGCAAATTGTTCTGGGTGGAAGTGAGTTCAGGTTCCCAGAAGATTTATACCAAAACCCTGCACAAACTGAGGAAGCTGTTCACCTCACACCATCTCACTGCAAATCGAGCTCTATGACACTGGACTACTTGTAACTGAGACCACTGTGGAGGTATCTCCTGTATggaagacagacagtaatacctCTATGTCCTCAGCCTCAGCCCACCAGCTCACCCTCGACACCTGCACTAAAGGGTCATCAAACAGGTGATCTTGGTGCTGAGGTTGGAGACTTCAAGGGAAGACTGCTTCGCTTCCGTTGGGGAGAGCACGTCAAATGCGTCCTTCGACTTCAACCAGAAGTTGGACTCGATCATTTCGAAATTGGAGGACCTCACCATTTCGAGTGACGTGACGTCAGCCCAGACTGCCACGCTCACGCAATCTCGTTGTGCAGCCAGCAGAACCTCTAACATTTCCATCCAGAGCTTTCATAGTGCTGAGTTCCGAGCTACGGCCAAACAGATTGTGCGTGAGGCCATTCTCAGAGCTGCTAGCGAAGCCAACTGTTCTTTGCCACAGAGCATGCCTAGCATCACCTTCTCACACCATGTGGTTTCTACAACTCAAGATATAGTGAATATGATCATGCAAGACCTTGAAAGTGTATCCCAGTACACAGTGGAGGACGCAGACTCCTTCCCACTTGGAGAGAAAAAGCTGCAGTCCAAGCTCAAGCCCAGAGTTGTCTTTGACAACTCATTTTTTGCTGCTCAAATCATGTACCACAGAGTAAAGGATAGACTGACTGTCTTTTTGTCTTTTCCACCCTTGTCTGTCACCACAGCCAAAGATGTGCTGAACTCCACCCCTGTGGAGACACTCAGATGCTCGAAGTCCCCTGACACTGCTCTTGTTAAGGACAGGAGCCGCCCTCCGTCTGTGAGAAGTGAGAAGCCATTTTCAAAAGTCAGTTTGACTAAAAGGTCTAAAGCCCTTGTGTCTTCGAGTGGCTCCTCCACAGACCACCATGTAATTGACACATGCAGTGAGGATGTCACTCTGCCCACCAGGAGTGTGTCAGTTATGAGCGATACCAGTTTGAAGAGAGCCTCTCATCTCGATGGTAGTGGATTGTAAGTGGTACCTCTTTTCATCTGTATAGGACTTCATTGTAACATGATACATTGCGTTTTATGATGTGAACTTCACtggttgtgtccaaaatggcaccttcttccatatttagtgcactacttttgaccagaattagaccatatgggccctggtcaaaagttgtgcactataaagagaagaGAATGCCTTTTGGGACGCAGTGACTGCTTTCCATTGTTGCGTCCTCTTCTCCCAGTTATTGCACCCAGGTCGGTCACACCAGCTTGCTCTTCTTACTTAGACACCAGCAATGCCGCAAGTGACATCACTCATGGTGTTGTGGCTGACCTTAATGCTACTGAGGAATTCCCTGCCAGGGGCCTTAGCCCGGCTGATGTAAAGGCTGACGGCATGGCCCGCCTTCCCTCTGCCAGTGGGGAAGAGACTAAGAAGAACAGGAAGTGGCGCTTCCTACCCAAAATTGGCAAGATTCCAAAGATCAGGATGAAGGTAGGGGGCTCTGTGTTTTGAGATTACCTCTGTAAGGCAGGTTCTGAAATGTACCCTACAGATTCACTAAACCCCTATTGTCTCAGCATTAGAACAATGCTGTTGTCATTGTCTTTAGGAGGTTGAGTGAGGCCGCTGTAATACAATCCTAATACACATGGGAGAGAGTCAATGTCTGtgtaccctattccttatatggtgcactacttttgaccagagcactatagtGCCTTACGTAGCCAGTAGGGCGCATTTTGGGATAGATACCATATATTTTACACAGGCTCAGTTGTCCTGATGTGTTTTGTCAACAGCTGTTCAAGACAAAAGGGGAACCGAAGAGCCACCCTGAACAGGATGCGCTGCCTACCAAACGTCTCAGAGAGACTCGTATTTCACAGAGTAAGTGATAAGCATCGATAATGTCATGTTGATGTATCACCCTCTGGCCAGCTTGTTAAAACAGTGACTACAGATACAGGATggacagaaaggcagacagacagacagacaaacacacacgttcATTTTCTGATTATGAAATATTCTTATCACAGATGCTGAGTGTGAGGTTCCAGAGGTTCCATCCACTTCCCCACCCAAGGAGGACCTGACAAGCACACTGGCCCCTGCTCCCCAGGAGTCCCAGTCCCGTAAACGCCCTCTCATAGTCAGGGTTGTTGCATCCCCACACCTACCAGTAAAGCACCACAGGCTAGTATGAGCGGTAGCTCCGGGTTGTAGTGAACTAACACCTGGCTACTAAGTAGATGTGTCTTAGGCTTTTCTGGGACCATTCCCATTGTACAACTTCCTGCAGTAGAGCGCTCATAGGCTTAACTATGGCAGACATATTTGGAATGAATTTGCCATAATAGTTAAGTAAGGAAAGAAAAGACCTGAGCTCAGTGGTGTTTGTAGGAATGGGAGCCTTCTCAATAGCTTCAGTTTTCTGTTTCATGGGGTGTATCCCCTCTGCATCTATCACATGACCTAGATAGGCTGTTCTGGAAGAAAGAACATTTCTCTCTTAACCTTCAGATTGCAGACTTTGTCTTTTTAGGACTTCAAGATTTCTCATGTGCTCTTGTGTCACGCCCTGTGTTAAGTGTATCATCAATATAACAGATTACCCCTTCTATACCTTGTAGGATCTGATCCATAATTttcaaaaaaaaatatctgacacACAGGCAACACCATAAGGAAGCCTGTTGACCTTAACAACCCCTTATGTGTATTCATGGTGAGATAGTGCTTAGACCGCTCCTCTAACTGTACTTGCTCGTATGCCTGTGACAAATCCAGCTTTGTGAACGTCTCATCCCCGGCCAGCTTTGTGAACAAGTCCTGTGTTTTTGGTAAGGGATTCTGATCTACTTCCATCCACGGATTGATAGTTACCTTGTAATCTCCACATATTCTTACAGTATTGTCTGTTTTCAGGATACACACAATTGGAGCAGCCCATTCACTGTAGTTAACTGGAGTGAGGACCCTTTCTGACTCCAACGTAACTAGCTGTTTTTTAATATTTCTCTAAGTGCATACGGCACTGGGCGAGGACTGCAGAACTTATGTACAGCCCTATTAGTTACAGGTAGCTTGGCTGTGATACCTTTTAGCATTCCTagctctggctgaaacagagaaATATTTTTCACACAAACCATCTACAGCTGTTACTGTGTACACGTGACCAGTCTAGCTTCAACTGACTGATCCAGTCTCTACCCAGCAGGGCAGGACCATTGCTCCTCTGTGATGGAATGACGTTCTTGTCCTCTCTCGCTGGTGTGCGTTGCCCTGATCATCGTTGCTTCACTCGTCTTCCTGCAGTCACAGTAAGGaggcctccttctctctctctcagtagcaTCCAGGTGCTTATTCCATTTCACTTGTCTCGTTTGATTGTTTCCCACTTTACGCGAGCGGCATGTCCTGGCTATGTGTCCTTTCTTCTTGCACTCCAGACACTCAAAATCCATGTAGCGGCACTCATCTGGCTTGTGCCCTTTTCCCACGCAATGGTAACATGGTTTACGGGTTGCCTCTGTTTTCTTGGCAACGCTTTTCTTCAACTGCATTTGCTTTGAAAGTATTTTGTGTCAACTGCTGTGTGCTTTTCCTTGTTACTTCAAAAGAAAATCCCATATCCACAGCCAGTGCTAATGTTAGTCTTGTGTGAGCTACATTCAGTAAACGGTCTCTCAGCGCTGCACTTTTAACACCGCACACAAATATTCACGTTCTGGCAGACTCAATTTACATGTGACTGAGTTTTCTTAAACTAGCCAAGTACTCACTAATCGACTCCCTCGAGTTGACTCCTTGCATGAAACTTGCATCTTTCAGCAATACAATTTGTCCTCGGTATGTAGTGACTTTAACAGCGCAACCACCTCTGTCAACATTTTTTCATTTGGTTTTTGTGGTGCATTAAGTCCATTAACAAATTGTAAGTCTTTCTGCCAACAATCGTCAGAAACATGGTTTTAGACATATCCTTGTACTTGAGCCCATTAGCTTCAAAACTTTCCTCGAAGTGGAAATCCTCGGCCTTGCCGAATGACCTCTTCCCTGCTAGCTTTTCTACACAGACTGTCTCGATGGATGTAGCactttctttctcgctctgttCCCCTTCGGACAAAAACTCCGGTACCTCATCGCCAATCTGTTGCATCCCTGGTTAAGGGAAGCGGGTTGTTTTTAGTTATTGTAAAGAGAAACTCAACAGTATAAAGCATTAACATCACGAAGACGACAGTGGTTACTAAATAGCTGGTTCCAAGCTGAGTCCATCTGCACCCTTTCAAAGGAAACATTGAATATCTTTAGTTACAGTGTGTAGCCTAGTTAGAGCCATAAATATCCAGCTGTCATCTGGGGTATCCAAGCCATGACAATGTATAAACGAGTACGATTAAAATCAAATGTATCCATAATGGCTGAATTTGAAACAGCTATAACGCTTCTTGGCTCTTCCCTACAGGACAATGAGAAGCGGACACCGTTGCATGCCGCTACCTATCTAGGAGATACAGAAATTCTAGAGCTACTCATACTATCAGGTAAGGTTATCATTGAAGAGAAGGATTACGCAACGATTCATGTCCATCGGACTTTGACTTCTGTTTTGATGCTTGTTGTGTTTGCATGTGACCGTTTCCCTCATACTTACCACCATTAAGATCTTATGTGCAGCCgatgtatttaaaaatgtaaaaaaaacattctaaTGAAGGCCATTGACAGCTGAAACGTCCCGATTTTAACTTGATTAGTGAAGCATCAAGATTTTAATTGTGAGCGAGAGTCGCACCTGTTACTCCAATGTCCTCATGATTTTGGGTTGCACCTCATCTCACGTTGGCTGAGCTCCTTCTACTCCTCTCCACTCACTGACATAACATTTTCATCAAAGTGTTGCTGTGTAATGAAAGTCCAATTCCCAGAATAGCTCAACAAGAGGCTTTGACTACGTTCTAAATGgctccctatacagtgcactacttttgacctgagccctatgggtaggcctatgggtcctggtcagaagtagtgcactatgaaggtaTTAGGGTGATGTTTTGGACACATCCTTTCTGTGCTCCAGCTATTTAAGATGTTGCCTTATCAACCCCAGAGTGTCTGTCCCCTGTCGGTCTGTCCCCTGCCTCTGTATCCCAGGAGCCAGAGTAAATGCCAAAGACAAGTGTCTCAATACTCTGCACCGGGCCGTGGCTTCCTGCAGTGAGGTACGTGTACTGATAGACACCTGTGCTTTACTGTTAAGTGTGTTGTGatttttaaatgcactttaaacaaAGTTGAACATGATTTGAACTGTGCTCCTGTAGGAGGCAGTCCAGGTGCTATTGAAACGCTCCGATGTGAACGCCAGGGACAAGAACTGGCAAACGCCGCTACACGTCGCTCCAGCCAATAAGGCGGTCCACTGTGCCGAGGCCCTGGTCCCTCAGCAATGTGAACATGTCGGACCGGGCACACGGCGCTGCACCATGCAACGGACACCTTTGTAATgatggcgccggagaggatggctgctgtgtcatgggctcttaaccaaccgtgctatttagTTTGTTTGTTCGcattttttgtaacttattttgtacataatgttgctgctaccatctcttatgaccgaaaagagattCTGGAaatcagaaaagcgattactcaccttgaactggacgaagaatttctctttaatgagtcgggtgagagggatttactccacacacaggccCTCAtccgcaggagaaagagacggaaaaTATATTGTGGAAAGAGATCgggatgccttgtgaggatccgccAACGAGTGGCTTatcttttcctattttgttgccttacaacctggaattaaaatagattattTAGGGGTTTCATTTGATTCCCACAACATGACTACCattttgaagatgctaaatattttttgtgaaacaaacaaaaaataagacaaaaaaacggaaaacttgagcgtgcataactattcaccccccccaaagtcaatactttgtagagccaccttttgcagcaattacagctgcaagtctcttggagtatgtctctataagcttggcacatctagccactgggatttttgcccattcttcaaggcaaaacagctccagctccttcaagttggatgggttccactggtgtacagcaatctttaagtcataccacagattctcaatttgattgaggtctgggctttgactaggccattctaagacatttaaatctttccccttaaaccacttgagtgctgctttagcagtatgcttagggtcattgtcctgctggaaggtcaaCCCcttgtcccagtctcaaatctctggaagactgaaacaggattccctcaagaatttccctgtatttagcgccatccataattccttcaattctggccagtttcccagtccttgccgataaaaaacatccccacagcatgatgctgccaccaccatgcttcactgtggggatggtattctcggggtgatgagaggttttgggtttgcgccagacatagcattttccttgatggccaaaaagctacattttagtctcatctgaccagagtactttcttccatatgtttgggaagtctcccacatgccttttgacgaacaccaaacgtgtttgcttatttttttctttaagcaatggcttttttctggccactcttccttaaagaccagctctgtggagtgtacagcttaaagtggtccaatggacagatactccaatctccgctgtggagctttgcagctccttcagggttatctttggtctctttgttgcctctctgattaatgccctccttgcatgTCTGTtcgttttggtgggcagccctctcttggcaggtttgttggggTGCCATATTTgttcaatttttttaataatggatgttcaaagttttggatattttttttataacccaaccctgatctatacttctccacaactttgtctctgacctgttttgagagctccttggtcttcatggtgccgtttgcttggtggtgccccttgcttagtggtgttacagactatggggcctttcagaacaggtggatatatactgagatcaattgacagatcatgtgacatttagattgcacacaggtgtactttatttaactaattatgtgacttctgaaggtaattggttgcaccagatcttatttaggggcttcatagcaaaggggttgaatacatatgcatgcaccacttgttcttatttatttcacttcaccaatttggactattttgtgtatgcccattacatgaaatccaaataaaaatcaatttaaattacaggttgaatacttttgcaaggcactttatatcctaccaacgggacataaaaacatttaatagctcatgtttcaccaagtcgtggctgaacgatgagaTGAATAATATACAGCTGGTGTGTTATACACtgcatcggcaggatagaacagcagcctcttgtaagacaaggggtggccgtctatgtatatttgtaaacaacagctggtgcaccgatatctaaggaagtctcaaggttttgctctcctgaggtagagtatctcatgataagctgtcgaccacaccatctacctagaacgttttcatctgtatttttcgtagctgtctacataccaccacagaccgatgctggcaataagaccgcactcaatgagctgtatacctccataagcaaa
Coding sequences within it:
- the LOC115186390 gene encoding serine/threonine-protein phosphatase 6 regulatory ankyrin repeat subunit B-like, which translates into the protein MYSPISYRAGPLLLCDGMTFLSSLAGVRCPDHRCFTRLPAVTDNEKRTPLHAATYLGDTEILELLILSGARVNAKDKCLNTLHRAVASCSEEAVQVLLKRSDVNARDKNWQTPLHVAPANKAVHCAEALVPQQCEHVGPGTRRCTMQRTPL